From the Gossypium hirsutum isolate 1008001.06 chromosome A02, Gossypium_hirsutum_v2.1, whole genome shotgun sequence genome, the window TAGCTTTTCTAAGGGTAAATATATCTCTTGATACCTTAAATTAGTCTCAATGTTCAAATTGATACttatggggtttttttttttgttgttttaattgGCACTTGAATTCGACTTCCGTCACATGTTTTAGcccatttttaaattaaataattaggcACTTTTCTTAAATTCTTTTCACTGTGTTTTATGTTAAGGTTTTTGTTTTCGGTTATGTGGTTTGTTCTTGTTATTGAATTGATTAAAGTAATGAGGGCttgtttaaattaaatggtaaagTTTAAGGGCTTTTTCCACAATTTAGTCAAAATGTTTCACATTGTATTTTCCATGAATATTTGTGTTGATTACTTGATTTTATAACTGTTCTATTCttcttaatgaaatttaaaagaaataatatgcaaattgaaaaatataataaaaaccaATTTGCCAAAATATACACAAAATACTaacacttaaaaaattatttaaattattttaataagactATAATATgttaaacatagaaaatattaacacaaaaattaaaacatagaaCTCTTTACTCGTAGTTAAACAAGTGACGTCTATTTTGATCCCTCAACTATTGACTTCAttctattttggtcattcaattattattattatttatttaattactaaacttttCGAGATTCTAAAAACTAAAATTAGCCCTTTAATgtttacacatttttatcaatttgatcttaaatataaaaaatctgaCAAATTTggccctcaatgtttacaaaatttgtcattttagttcaaattctaaaaaattcaataaatttagccctcaacatttacaaaatgCCACATTGTGCTATTTGATTGGCTAAAATAGCCAACAAATTTTTTAAACCCCTGTTAAACATTTAGACCAAAAACCATAAGGGAACGATACTTTAagtattaaaaacaaaatttagccctcaacatttacaaaaattttaaaaattaaaatttgtcattttgtaagtgttaaggattaaatttattgaatttttagaatttgaactaaaatgaaaattttcataaatattgagggttaaatttgttgaattgttttatatttaggatcaaattaatcgaatatttaaacattagagggctaaattttttattagaccaataaaaaaaaacacacgTTAGCCTTTTGTCACTCGTCTAGTAGCAACTACCTGCAGACTGTAGagtgactaaaattttaattttgaaaagtttagtgacagtaaaagtaccatagagacCCTTATACCATGAGTCAAGTTGCATTTTGTTCCATTTACTTAAAATATAAGCAAATTAGTCTTTGtatgttaaatcaaagagcaaattagttagtttaattaaaaaattaatctatttctacttttaaaaattaatgtagCTAACGAAATAACCAAACAGTTATACATAGCGTGTCATGTCTCAGGGGCGAAGCAAGAAAATTTTTTTGGGAGACCGGAattaaaatgcatatttttaccatagtaaaaatgtaatttcattattttaatagtctatatctttataatttttaaaatattagatcaaattttttttcatttttaggggGCCTAAgtgtaaatttaccatttttaattTGAAACCTTGTAAATTATAAAAGGgtctaaatggaaaattttccattttaggggaaCTGGGCCCTTGCAATGGCACccctaaaatggtaaaatttaaaattaggccctttataatttataaaaatttaaattaataatggtaaaattacattttacccccaaaatgataaaaattgatttaaccctttaaaaattataaagatataagctattaaaacaataaaattacatttttactatcggaAAAATATACAATTTACTTCTTGCCTCCCCAAAAAAAGTTTCTAGCTTCACCATTGgccccttccagcccctctagcTTCACCACTATCATATATATCTCATGTCAACAAACAATGACcgatttttaataatagaaatggatgaaattttgaacaaaaggatcaatttgctatttgatctaacatacatAGACTAATTTGATCATTTCTTAATTGAAGGAGCGAAATACAATCCAACTTCTAATATAAAGACTTACATAATACTTTTACAATATAatgactaaatcgaaaaaattacaaattgaatAACCAAGATTTTTTATTCCATGGTCTTTCTTTGCTTCTCTTCCCTCGTCTATCTTCTAAGGTCATTTTTCtataatcatgtatatatatatattcttaatttatttatatgCCAATTTCACCCTTTTTGAACCTTTTTAAGGAATTACAAAATTTGAAcctttttaagaaaatttcaaatccttCCAATGTGAACACAAGATTTCATATTGAAATTCCATTTATGGCATTAATTTAGGCACTTGATTTTTAAAGTAAAGTGAGTAATTATTTAGtaataattaactaaaaatagtTACCTAAAACAAGTGTAATCATGATTTTCATGGCATATTTAACGCTTGTTTTAATTTCCtaataattaacaaaaaatagTTTGTAATTAATTGTTGTGcattaattacttaaatatgCGTTAATTAATTGAATATTAATGTAACGTcaattattgttaaattttttatttctttattaattgtcccaatttgttgagaaattaatattttaacccaTATTTATGTCATTTATTGAATTTTACTTTCAAAATTCAAGCTTGTTCAATTAAATACATCTGTTAAGCAAATTTGATTTTCATTCAAAATAGTATACAATAAAAAAAGGTATAATGACAAATTTAgttcttaatatttatattttttgtcaatttggtccttattcattttttaagctaaatttgactttcaatttttttaaaaaaaagacaaatttgACCATTGTCCTTATAAAAATAgttgaattgttttttttaaatatagacCTAGCAATCTACATAGCAATCCACGtttacttcatttttttaattttatgaattatatgaatatttttaatttttaatatttttataattttaaattatttattaatgtgatATGTAAGATAAATAATGTCATATCAGCATGAGGTACAAATGGATTGTCACACATATTCGcatgcaaacatcattcaaaAATTAACGTTTTGGTCTcgtattcataaaaaaaaattaactctttttGAAATGTTAACGGTTAGctaaaaattaagatttaattgacaaaaatgtaaatattgaggACACAATTTATCACTACGCCAAAAATAGAAGCTGACTACGTATTTTGAGTTAATTAACTATTATGATCTAGATTTTAGTTTGACAAGTTCAACTACTTAATCTAATTAGACAACAATCAACGGTCATATTAAATCGAGTTACTTGAATCTAATTAGACAACGGTCATCGATCATATTAAACATTTGAATTCTTTTTTTCCAAATTGGAATCGACAATGATCAAGTTAGATTTGAATTTATCGAATTAAGTTCCCGTTAGATTGCAATCTTACTTACTTTTACttcaaagaatatataaaaaaaaacccgaaaatagGTTTAATTATTTCACCTACttttatatttaagaatttagtcgTTTTACTTGCTTGATTTAGAAACTAATGTCTAACAAAAAAAcaccattaataaaattttagttaaattaatatTAGAAAAGTACTAGTTAATTAAGTACTACAATTTAGATTTTAGCTTGACGAATCGAGCTACTTGAGTGTAATTAAAAAACGATCATCGATcatattaaatttagattttccGAATTAAACTCAAGTAGATTACGATGTTACTTACCATCAcatcaaagaaaacaaaaacgGTGCAAAATAGTTTCTATTATATCActattaaaacatttgaaatttagtttttctatttaatttttaataatttagtccttttacttgactaatttgaaaattaaaatccaaCCGATAACactattaatgaaatatttgttaaatttgagtgcattatatttaaatattaaaaattaagatttaaaaataacgcctaatatttaaaataattattaattaggatttaatttttaaataaaataattaaaagtaaaactaaatttgaaaagtttaaaatgtacagggactaattttaaattataccTGAAAATAAAAAGGAGTAAAATATAATGTCGTAGATCTCTTATtagatataaaattttatttattaattttccctttttctctgTTTGGCCGTTTTCCCACCATGTGAAATCATATCCTTCGTTTTCGATTCCGTTtcacttttaattaaaaaaaaaaaacatttcatcATTAATTCCTCCCAATTTCCTTCCTTATATGAAATTGtttgatttatttccatttattctcattttaatttaatttttttaaaaaatctagcGTTAGATTTTCAAGTCCCTGAAAAATCCCATCATTTTCTGGGGAAAAGAAAATCTCTATTTAAACTACTGCTGTTGTTgttttttgttttccatttttcttcaccaaattcCCAGTTCGATTTTcagtaattttctttttatttatcgTTTCCCATTTGTTTTCAGTAcccctcttcttctttttttcttctttttctagtTTCAGATCTTTGCTTTTCTTAGGGTTTTTGTTCCTGCTTGGGTTTTAGCTCCAAAAAAAATAATAGAGATTTAGGggtttctttttgaattttcctGAGAAAATGGAGAAGGACAAATCCCCGGGCTTGCCACCGCCGTCTGGTCGGTATACTGGGTTTGCGGCCGTCGGGAATGTTTTGAACTCAACTGGATGTTTTGGTCAAAGTTCTGATGCGAATCGTTTTAGTCAGGATATTAGCAAAATGCCTGATAATCCACCAAAGAACTTAGGTCATCGCCGTGCTCATTCTGAAATCCTTACTCTTCCTGATGATATTAGCTTTGATAGTGATCTCGGTGTTGTTGGGGCGGCTGACGGACCGTCGTACTCTGATGATACGGAGGAGGATGTGTTCTCTATGTTTATCGATATGGACAAGTTCAATGCTTCTTCTGCAACATCGACTTTTCAGGTTGGTGAGTCGTCAGCCCCCGCCGCTGCTCCGGCGACTGCTCAGGTGCCTGCTGCTGCATGGACTGGGATGAATGGTGAGAACCAGAGTGTTACGGTTGGGTCTTCGGAGAAGCCGAGGGTTAGGCACCAACATAGCCAGTCGATGGACGGGTCGACCAGTATTAAGCCGGAAATGCTTATGTCGGGTTCGGAGGAAGTTTCACCTGCTGAGGCTAAGAAAGCTCTGTCTGCTACTAAGCTTGCTGAGCTTGCTATTATTGATCCCAAGCGTGCTAAGAggtatctctttttcttttctttttttcattacaatttcttatatatatactcagttgattgaattggtatatattgTTAGCgtttttaattatgaatttagttAAAAGATTCATGCTTTAGAAGGAAGGATTGCTGTTTAAGGAGGTAgggatttttactttttttactaTGATATTTGTTTTAATGACGACACAATTCTGTTTTATGAGTTTGGTGATTATATTTTGGGATGGAAGTGTGATCTAACTCATGGCTGAAGTTATATCAGCGTGGTATGTGTTGGTGAAAGAATTGTGCTACTTGCTCTCAAGATATTAATTTGTCGTTAGCTTAAATCCAGCATTAAGCCTTTTGCTTCGAGTTCCACGTGATGTTAATTTGTTGTTAGCTTAAATACCAGCATTAAGCCTTTCGCAACGAGTTCCATGTGATGTTAATTTGTTGTTAGCTTAAATCCCTGCATTAAATGTTCACAATGTGCTCCACATGTTGTTAATTTCTTGTTAGCTTAAAGTCCAGCATTAAGCCTTTCATGACATGCTAATTTGTTGTTAGCTTAAAGTCCAGCCTTAAGCCTTTTGTAACGTGCTGCACGTGATGTTAATTTGTTGTTTGCTTAAATCCCAGCATTAAACCTTTCCGATGTGCTCCGCGTGTCATTAGTTTGTTGTTAGCTTAAAGTCTTGGATTAAGCCTTTCATAACGTGCTCCACTTAATTTGTTGTTGGCTTAAATCCCAGCATTAAGTCTTTTCCAATTTGCTCCACATGTTAGTTTAAAGTCCAGCATTAAGTGGTGTTGTTACTCTTTGTTTAACTCAATTCCCAGCATTAAGCCTTTCACTGTCATGGCAAGGCCGTCTTCATAAAGATGCCATGGCTCAGAGACTACTTAACTAGGTTTTAACTTGAAGCTAGCTTGAAACTAGGGCAGTTGCCTAAGTTATTGTTGGCTTTTTTATCTTCCCTTGTTTTCATCTCTTGGTAACCTCCTCTGTCccctcttcttcctctctcctttAAAAGAATCTTCCCCTTTGTATTAGACTTATCTTTTCCACAACAGGGATGATTGTTGTTACCctgattttttttccaatttgatgctaccttcttttttcttttaaaaaaacagGATCTGGGCAAATAGGCAGTCTGCTGCTAGgtcaaaggaaagaaagatgcgataTATAGCTGAACTCGAAAGGAAAGTTCAGACGTTGCAAACTGAAGCAACATCACTCAATGCCCAGCTGTCTCTGTTACAGGTGGTTTCATAAGCTTCAAACCCTCTCCTTGATTGTGTGCCAAATGCTGTTATATATATTGGaccttcatatatatattatgattttgttttcttttaacttatttagATCTAATGTTTCATATAACTCTTTTATCTGGTAACTATGAACAGAGAGACACTGGTACTCTGACTGCTGAAAACAATGAGTTGAAACTGCGTTTGACAACAATGGAGCAGCAGGTTCATTTGCAAGATGGTGGGCGCCTCTTG encodes:
- the LOC107927491 gene encoding probable transcription factor PosF21: MEKDKSPGLPPPSGRYTGFAAVGNVLNSTGCFGQSSDANRFSQDISKMPDNPPKNLGHRRAHSEILTLPDDISFDSDLGVVGAADGPSYSDDTEEDVFSMFIDMDKFNASSATSTFQVGESSAPAAAPATAQVPAAAWTGMNGENQSVTVGSSEKPRVRHQHSQSMDGSTSIKPEMLMSGSEEVSPAEAKKALSATKLAELAIIDPKRAKRIWANRQSAARSKERKMRYIAELERKVQTLQTEATSLNAQLSLLQRDTGTLTAENNELKLRLTTMEQQVHLQDALNEALKDEIQHLKVLTGQSIPNGGPMMNYASYGANQQYYPNNQAMHTLLTAQQFQQLQIQSQKQPHPFQPQHQTGDMGVRGSVPTPNHKDASSDVSLTASKD